CACCGACGACATCTCGTCGTTGAGCAGGCGGAAGGGACGGGTGGTGAAGCTCTCGTAGCCGCGCAGGGCCTCCGAAGCGTCGAGGACCGTGGTGTCGAACAGGACGTGGTAGTCGAGTGTTGAGCACGGCGGGCACGCCGTCTTGCCGACCTTCTTGGCGCGCTCGACCAGTTTCTCGGCCAGCTCGTAGGCGATGTGGAAGGGGAAGTTGCGTTTGACGATGGCGACACCGGCAGCGGCGGTCATGGGGCCGGTGTCCTGGCCCTCGGGCGGGGTGAGGTAGCGCAGGATCGGGTCGTTGCCGGTGGCCTCCTCGTAGTAGCGGAGGTAGGCGGCGGCGAAGGGCAGGGCGTAGTCGCCGCTGGTGATGACGGTGACGTCGTCGCCACCGAGGATCACCGGGACGACCGGGATGGCGGTGTACCGCCTATTGCTGTCCTCGGCATCTTTTCGCGCAAGCTTAGCAACACGCTCCCAAGCGGATCTAAATGCCACCTTAACTGCAACATCTAGTCGCTCGCTAATTTTAAGAACGAATACCCTGAGCGCATCACTATCACCTTCAGGTACTTCGAGTTCACCCTTAAGAGCGCCGCTTTTCTCTGACAAGACTTCATCGAGGCGTCGCATGACACCACCAACACCATTGCCGTCTATGTGAATGACGGCAACCTTGGAAGGAACCCCGACACCGCCCTCCGAGGCAGTCTGAAGCAATTCCTCGAGTTTAGTCGGATCGCGAGCCAGCTTCTCATCTTCTTCATATAGCAACCGTTGCACCCGAGCGAGATTCAAAAAGTGATCTCTGGCGATATTCGCCTGACGAACCTTGACTTGAGCAGGCAGGGACAGGGCCCTCCCTTCAAGGGCAGAACTTGGGGCCGCCACCTCACCACTATCCGCATATGACGGGGCCGCAGGCAGCGAAGAATCATTCGCGCGCAACAAGAATGGCATTTGCGCAAATCTCGACAGGGCAGGACTTCTATTCAAGGCGTATTGATAGCCGACATGATCGACAGCCCGCAGATCATCCCCACTGAGATAGGAGCCGACCATGTGAACGAACACGCCGCTAACATCCATTTCAGGCGCTTCGGCGTGTGCCCGGCGTGTCACCTCACCAATGAGCTTCCGGGCCGAACTGTCGCAATCAAGCACGAGCAGGAGTCTTCCAGATGACCGCGACACCCACTGGGCACTGAGGTTCAACTTAGCGACGCTTTCTCCAACCCAAGAGTCAAGGAGAGTAATTTGAAAGGAAGCCCCAACATTCTCTTTGAGTCTTGTCGATGAAAAAATGAATCGCTGTTTCGCGTGAATATCAAATAGAACAAGTTCCATGATCATTCCATTCGTCGACCGTGCTCCAGTGCAACCTTTTTGTTCACACTAGCACTTTCGTGATAACGTTAGAACGATCAAATGTGTCAACATCAAGCATTGGTACATACCTATCGTTGTCGCGTTCATACTCGTAGACGGTGAAACTGAGAGTATTGACATTTCTGCCGATCAAGAACGCTAGTGGTAGCGGACACCTCATCATGAGGTCAATATGAGCCGCACCGTGAGAGCCAGAGAGGTCACGGATCATGTTGGAAGCCTCCCTCGCGATGCGCGCCCCGTCATTGGGATCGATTTTCCCGGGCTCCCGCATTCCAATGCGCGCAGAATATCTGATATTCTCTTTATTCGCCTCAACGAATGAAGTGAATGCAGAGTCAAGCCGCCCAGCAACAAGGTCCAGATATACGGCGACTCGAGCACGCCCCGCCGAAGACTCATTACAGACTCTTTGATCTGTTAGGTGAAGAAAACTTTCGTTCTGGTCACCGTTATTCTCCCGCCCCCAGTTCTCGCCGCTCTGCCGAACGATTGCTCGTTTAACAAACGTCTCAGGGAACTGCGTCCCCAAAACAAAGGCGAGGAACAAGTGAGCCGTCCCCTCGATTTGCAACACCGAAGGTGATACATACTCTACAGCCTTCCGCGTCTCTTTGAGGGTGTCCTTGAACGTTTTCAGCGCTTCCCTATTGAAACGGTCACCGCTCTTCGGCGCAGCCAGTCGAAGGTCAAGGTAGTTACCTGACAATGCATGGTCGACAGACTCTTCCCAAGAATACAAACCAAGCCGAACGATCCTATCGTCCTTCTCTTGACATGCTTGATGAATCCTTTTGACTCGCTCCGTCGCCATCGCCCCCACAAGGGCAACAAGATCTTCTTCTTCCGCCCCGAACTGCTTGATCAACGAAAGCGGACCCCTCAAATCGCTTTCAACCGTAACCGTACGCATGCGGCGATCTGGCGCAGAATAGTCAAGACCCTCCCTCACGGCATCCTTATCATTGACGTTGATGATGCAAATCGGGAACGTTGGATCGTTATCTAGCAGCTGCAGAAACCCTGGGACCTCATTTTTGGAGATCACGTCGCTGTGCGCCGTATCTTCGGTTGAAATCACGATGGCTCCTGAAATTGTTTGCTCGATAGCCCGGTCTACCCTTTTTTCGATGTGCCCCACTTGCATTGCTTCAGAGTCAATCCACACGGGCACGCCGACAGACTTAAGCAATGTCGACACACGATCGGCAATCGATTTACCATCGGAATGACGGTACGAGATAAACACCGGACCATACGGATCGATCTGCAACTCTGCTGAACTCATTACGTCCTTCTTCTCTCATTCAACTTGCCGCGAATCGCGCCGACTGGGAGTTGCCCCTCGAACCCTTGAGGAAACCACGGTCGATCCAAGCCTGATGACATCGGCTCCGATCATAGCCACATGGAGAGATTCTCGCGGCACTTCTATGAAGTAAATTCATCAACTATCCGCAGGGCCGACTACACCACCGAGGAACCTCCGTACGCCCGGATATCCGAGTAATGGAGCCAAACTCGCCCATGACAGTGGTGCGATAGCGCTTATCACTCTCGATGCTCCCCCAGATCACCCTCAGCACGCCACTACACTCATTACCTAACGATCACATCATTCTCATCACTATCGACAATTAATGGGGTCACGGCTTCGGCGCGCAGGGTCCCACGGGTGCTCCTTCTGCCAGGTTCAACAGGGAGGGTTCTTCCCGCTGGCCCAGGTTGAGGGGCGTTTCATCGAGGCGATTCTGCTCATGCTGCTTCAGCGCTTCCGGGCGTCCTCGCTCATGGCTTGTCTAGCCGACGTTCAGCCGCGTGCTGCGGATGAGGTGGATCGTGTGATCGAGCTCGACTCGGAGGCAGTCGGGTTCGTCGTCTCCGAGCAGTGGACCATGATGACCGACGCCGACAGACAGCTCGACGCCTTCCTGACCTACCTGCTGGACACTTACCGGATTCCTCTACTGGTTGAGGAGGCCAGAGATCAGGCGCACAGGCTCCGCGAGAACGTACTGATGCGCATCGGCCGCGCCGACCAGAAGGCCGAGGAGGAGCGCGCCCGCTCCACACGGGTCATGGAGATCGCCTTGGCGGTCCTGACCTTCATAGGCCTGCCGCTGAGCGTGTTCCTGGAGATCTGGTCCAACTGGGAGGCCGCCAAGGGTATTGCGGTCCGGCACCAGCGCATCGGCGGCTGGGACGCGGGATGGGGGTGGATTCTTGGCTTCGGTCTTATCAGGTCGGTCCTCATCTGCGATAGGATCTGGCTGCTCGTTGACAAGGTGGGCGGCCAGGTAGCTCGGCGTGGGAAACGCTCCTGACGCCGAGCCCGGGGACCGGATCCACCCCATCACAGCAGGATATGCCCGCAATCACAGGCGGGAACGTCGACCTTTTGGCTTGACGTCGTCGGAAGCTGGTGGCTGAAGGTGCCTGAGGGGGCGTCGGTGGCGCTTGCCGTCAGGACGCCGAAAAGTGGTTAAATAGGGGCGGTGCTGGCCGGTCCCGCGGGGTGCTCGCGGAGCCGGTAGCGCTCCAACCCCTGGAAGTGGCGCAACGACGCCACTCCCAGAGGCAGGGGTCAGAAAGCACCAAGCACCAGAAGGTGCATTAAGACAGGTTCCCCCAGATGTTGCGCTGGAGGTATCCCCACTGTCAGAAAGCGCCCAGCACCAGAAGGTGCATTAAGACCTGAACACTGGCAGCAACAACATCTCCGTCAAAGTGTCAGAAAGCACCCAGCACCAGAAGGTGCATTAAGACCCCCCGGATCAGGGTTTGCCGACTGATAGAAGGCAAGTCAGAAAGCACCCAGCACCAGAAGGTGCATTAAGACCCCCCGGATCAGGGTTTGCCGACTGATAGAAGGCAAGTCAGAAAGCACCCAGCACCAGAAGGTGCATTAAGACTCTCTCCTCGCTGATCGAAATATATGTGTGTGTCAGAAAGCACCCAGCACCAGAAAGTGCATTAAGACCAGATCTCCGACACTCAGGAGGGGATGGCAATTCTGGTCAGAAAGCACCCAGCACCAGAAAGTGCATTAAGACCTCAACGCGAGGCTGATGACGGAGCGGGGTTTCCGCGTCAGAAAGTACCCAGCACCAGAAGGTGCATTAAGACTTGAAGTCGCTCTTCCTGCTGGCAGTTGACGACTTGTCAGAAAGCACCCAGCACCAGAAGGTGCATTAAGACACCCAGGTGCGCATCGTCATGAACATCTCCTTGTCCTGTCAGAAAGCACCCAGCACCAGAAGGTGCATTAAGACTCGATGCCAGGGTTGTAGTAGGTACCCATAGTTCTTTCTTGTCTGAAAGCACTCAGCACCAGAAGGTGTATTAAGACGTCTCCGTTCGTCACTGGGTGATGAGGTTGGGGTTGGTCAGAAAGCACCCAGCACCAGAAGGTGCATTAAGACTGGTTGCCTGACCGGCCACCCTCCTCAATCCGGCTGTCAGAAAGCACCCAGCACCACAAGGTGCATTAAGACTCTGACTCCCCGACCACCTGGAAGTAGCGCGGCCAGGTCAGAGCGCACCCAACACCACAAGGTGCATTGAGACTTTCAGTCCGACGCGCTTCCGCGTCGGCGTCCCTCGTCAGAAAGCACCCAGCACCAGAAGGTGCATTAAGACTAATTGTGGCCCGCATTAATATCTGAGTCGATATGGTCAGAAAGCACCCAGCACCACAAGGTGCATTAAGACTCCATCTCGAGAATGTAACCAGCGAAGAGTATCCAGGTCAGAAAGCACCTAGCACCAGAAGGTGTATTAAGACGTAGCACAAGCCCCTATGAGGAGCTGCTCGGGTCAGAAAGCACCCAGCACCACAAGGTGCATTAAGACATGTCGCTGAGCTCGTAGAGGCGCATGAGTACCTCGAGTCAGAAAGTACACACCACCAGAAGGCCTATTCACTGGGAATTGCCGTGCGGCGGCTGCCAACAGCGCCGGAAAACGTTCAGTCCAACCGTCGGTCCCTTGAACAGGCCCTCCGAGCCAACCCGAACCACCCCGCCACCACGGGCGCCGTCCTCCTCGACGGCAACAAAGGCCTCCAATCCAGGTGCATTCGTGCCAGGCGAGCTCGCAGGAATTGTGATGTCTCGGGACATGGGTGACAGTTCTGTGTCAGGACTTCGGTGACGTTTGGTGTGTCGGGACATGGGTGACAGTTAGAGCCTCTTGCGGCCGCGGCCTCCGCGCTGGTTGGTGGGGTCGGGTGGGTGGTGAGAGACGTAGGAAGTGCCTTGGGGCGGCCAGGTGTACTGGATCAGGACCTCGCCATGGGGATCAGCGAAGGTGATGGTTCTGGTGTCCCAGATCGCGATGACCGTGGAGGCGGCCAGGTGGCGGTTGACCAGGAACGCGATGCCACTGATGTGGACGGTGCCGTTGCGGCCGACGGTCAGCTCGCGCTGTCCGGTGGCACCGATGGGCTTGTGTCGATGCACCTGGTGCCGTGCGGTGGTGTCTGGCTGAGGGGCTGAGCCTCCTGGGGTGATGGGGGCGGTGTCGCGGTCCGGTCGGGGCGCCTGGGCCACCTCAGTGGCGTCCCAGGCCTGCTGCGGGGTGATGCGCCCGGGTAGACCCTGGTGGGGGCGCTGGGTGTTGTAGATGAGGTCGAAGCGGTCGACCTGCTCCTGAAGCTCGGCGATGGAGGCGGCCAGGGGCTGCTGGTCCGGGTAGCGGAACGGGGTCTGGTGGAAGCGCTCATTCTTGCCCTGGGTGCTGGGGTGGTAGGGCTTGGAGGTGATGGGCTCGACCCCCAGGGAGCGCACGTGCTCCACCAGGCGTCCGGTGACTCCGCGCCGGCTGGGGTTAAGAGCGATGCCGTTGTCGGTCAGCAGACGCTGGGGCACACCCCGGGCGGCTACGCCTTTGTCGAAGACGTCGATGGCTGCCTGGCTGGTCTCGCTGGAGGCGACCAGGGAGGCCACCGCCAGGCGGGAGTGGTCGTCCTGGAGCTGGAAGATGACCACCTTGCGTCCTTGGGTGATGACGTACTCGGTGGCATCGAGCTGCCAGCAGGCATTGGGGGCGGGGTAGACGAACCGTCTCCAGGCCGCCCGTGGTCTCTTGGACGGCTCTGAGCGGGCCACCCCCTGGTCGCGGAAGAGCCGGGCCAGCCACGCCGGTGAGGGCGCCTTCAGTCCCATGGAGGCCATCTTGTCGTGCACGCTGATCGGGCCGTGGTCCAAACCTGAGCGTTCCAGGGCCGCCCGCACCTCCAGGGCCTGGGAGCGCACCGCCTCAGGCAGACGGGCCGGGCTGGAGCGCGGGCGACGCGACCGGGGCTCAAGCACCGCCGCCGGCCCCTCCAGGCGGGCTCGGCGCCGCAAGACGTAGAACGTCTTGCGTGAGATGGAGTGCTCAGCGCAGAACGTCGTCACCGCCCCACGAGGCGCGTCATCAGGCCACTGGGCGATCGCCAGACGGACACGAGGATCAACACTACGGTTCTTATCAGAGCTCACCGCTCAATCTCAGACCACAAGTGTCACCCCCAGAACCCACCGAAGTGTCACCCATGTCCTGACACAGAACCGTCACCCATGTCCAGAGACATAACACCCTTGTCAGAAAGCACCCAGCATCAGAAAGCCTATTGATGGAACTTACAGTCCATCTTCATCTCCTTAACGAGCTGGGCGGCCAGGCGGCTCGGCGTGGGAAACGCTCCTGACGTCGAGTCCAGAGCCCGACTCCATCTCCACCGCAGTAGGTTGTGTCCACAGCCACAGTCCGGAACGTCGACCTTTTGGCTTGACGTCGTTGGAAGTTGGTGGCTGGAGGTGCCCGAGGGTGCGTCGGTGGCGCTTGGCGTCAGGACGCCAAAAGGTGGTTAAATAGGGGAGGTGCCGGCCGGTCCCGCGAGGTGCTCGCGGAGCCGGTGGCGCTCCAGCCCCTGGAAATGGCGCAACGACGCCACTCCCAGAGGCAGGGGTCAGAAAGCACCCAGCACCAGAAGGTGCATTAAGACGCACTGAACGCCGCAGCGGCGTAGGACTTGCCGGTCAGAAAGCACCCAGCACCACAAGGTGCATTAAGACTATTCAGCAAAGAGCTGATCCTGGGTGCGCTTATCTGGTCAGAAAGCACCCAGCACCACAAGGTGCATTAAGACTTCAAGCTCGCTCAGGGCATGCAATGTGTATGAGCAGTCAGAAAGCACCCAGCACCACAAGGTGCATTAAGACACTTGTCTTATCGTTGTCCGCGAGATGCGAGTATACGTCAGAAAGCACCCAGCACCAGACGGTGCATTAAGACTTCATCGCTCGACGTTGCTGCAATACCAGTTTGTAGGTCAGAAAGCGCCCAGCACCAGAAGGCGCATTAAGACTGAACGCCCCGCCGGCCACCATCACGAACCGGGTCCTGGTCAGAACGCACCCAGCACCACAAGGTGCATTAAGACGCTGCTGTGGCACATGCAGAGAACATGATGATGCCAGGTCAGAAAGCACCCAGCACCACAAGGTGCATTAAGACTTAGTGGGCAGCGTTCTCTCGTCTGACAGATGCGGTCAGAAAGCACCCAGCACCAAAAGGTGCATTAAGACCTGTAGCGCGTGGCGTAAAGCCTGTGTGCAGCTGGTCAGAAAACACCCAGCATCAGAAGCGCCTATTTACGGGGTTTGCCATGCGGTGGTTGCCAACAGCGCCGGAAAACAGCCAGTCCGACCGCCAGCTCCTTGAACAGACCCTCCGAGTCGCCCCGAACCACCCCGCCACCACGGGCGCCGTCCTCCTCGACGGCAACCAAGACCTCCACCCCAGGTGGACTCGTGACAGGTGAGCTCGCGCGATTCCACGAAACGTCACGCAGCCAAAACGCCTCTACCGCAGGAACCGGCCAAACAGACGCACACAAAAAGCGGGCGGCACCGAGAAACTCGGCATCCGCCCACTCGCCGTTCATTCCTTACCCGCCCACGAGCGGGCAGGCAGTCATGCGACCAGACGGCCCGGCGGCGGCTCAAGCCGCCTAGCGCGCCGCCCCCCCCGATTCAGGCGCGGCGCAGGCGCAGGACGATGAGGCCGGCAGACAGCAGGATCGCGGCCACGGACAGCACGCCGATCGCCACACCCGTCACCGGCAGCCACCGCTCCCGCACACTCTGGGCCGAAGGCCGCTCAGCGGCGCTCGTGCGCCCCTTCGAGTCCTGGCTGCTACCTGCACCCACCACGACCTCGTTGTGGTCGCTGCTCCCGGCCCCGCTCGAGGACTGCGAGCCGGCGCTCGAGCCGTCCGGCACCGAGCCGCCTTTGGAGGACGGGGCCCCCGCGGCCGGGCCCTGCTGGGCCTTCGCCTGAGCCGAGGCCGACGCCGAAGCCTCCGGGGCCGGCGTCGCAGTGCTCCCGGCACCCGCACCGCCGCCAGCGCCGGCGCGCTGCTGCTGATCCGCCGGGGCGGGCGCGCCACCAGCGGGGGCGGACCACTGCGGGCGCGCCACGAGAGCCACTTCGGCCATCGTCTGTGCGTCCAGGGTCTGCGCCTGGGCGGTTCCCGTCGAGGCCCGCACCACCTGGTTGTTACCCACGTAGATGCCGACGTCGTAGACGTTGGCGAACACCGTGGACTGGGCGGGGGCCGAGCCGGAATCACCCGGCCCCCCGGACAGGGGGTTGGAGAAGAAGACGATGTCCCCGGGGTTGATCGAGCCGTCCGTGTTCAGCCACAGGCGCCCCTGGGAGTGGAACCAGCCGGCCAGGTCGTCCGGCTTCCAGCTTCCGGAGAGGTCCTGGCCGACGTCGGCCCGGTAGCCGACCTGGGTGTTCTGGTCCGCCGCATACGTGGTGTGCGAGTAGTCCCAGCCGGACAGGACCATGCCCACCAGCGCTGAGGAGGTGATCGCGTACGGGGCGGGGCCGCCGGCGTGCACGTTCGCGCCCGACAGCGGCGTGGGCCGTGATGCGTCCGAGACCAGGGACCCGCCGGCGTTGACGAAGGACTGGGTCCGGGCCACGACGTCGTTGGCGGCGGCGCCATCCGCACCAGCGGCCGGGCCGGCCGGGAGTCCCTGCGGCACGGCCCACTGACCATCGGCCAGCAGGACCGAGACGGCACCCAGCGCACCCTCGGGACTCGCGCTCTGCACGTCGTAGGTCAGGCCGCCGTCATCACCGGGCGCCTCGTCACCGAGTGTGGTCAGGGTGCCGGAAGCCCCGCTGGCCTGCGCCATCTCAGCAACCGTATTAAATGTGTCGCCAGAGGTCGGCTCCGCGGACACCGGAGCCATCATGGGGATGCTCAGCGAGGACGACAGCACCACCGCGCCGGCGAGGCCGACCAGCCTCGGAGCGCGTCGACGCACAGCCTTCTTCACTGTTACCAACAGTCCTTCCACATCACCCGCCGGGAGGGGACATCCACCGGCGACCTACACTTGTTATCTTAACGTAACGTACGCGACTCCGACCACCTTGAAAAGGGGGAAGATCGCAGTTCCGGGACCCCTTGACCGCCGTCTGACGACGGCGCCCAGGCGCCACATCCCGTTATTTTTCCGTCTGACCCTCAGGTTACGTCAAGGTTGACCTGGGTCAGTCAGCCCCCGTAGACCTCAGGGCGCAGCGTACCGATGAACGGCAGGTTGCGGTACCGCTCGGCGTAGTCCAGCCCGTAGCCGACGACGAACTCCGTAGGAATATCGAAGCCGACGTACTTGACGTCCACCTCGACCTTGGCGGCGTCGGGCTTGCGCAGAAGCGTGGCGATCTCCACCGAGGCCGCACCGCGTGAGGACAGGTTGCCCACCAGCCAGGACAGGGTCAGGCCGGAGTCGATGACGTCCTCAACGATGAGAATGTGCCGGTCGGTGACGTCGGTGTCCAGGTCCTTGAGGATGCGCACGACGCCGGAGGACTTGGTGCCCGATCCGTAGGAGGACACCGCCATCCAGTCCATCGGGGCGCTCATGTGCAGCCGGCGCGACAGGTCCGCCATGACGTAGACGGCCCCCTTGAGCACGCCGACGAGCAGAGGGTCACGGCCCGCGTAGTCCGCGTCGATCTGCGCGGCCATCTCATCGAGGCGCTGCCCGATCTGCTCCTCGGTGATGAGAACCTGCTGAAGGTCCGATCCCATGTCCGTGGCGTCCA
This region of Actinomyces oris genomic DNA includes:
- a CDS encoding Cas10/Cmr2 second palm domain-containing protein gives rise to the protein MELVLFDIHAKQRFIFSSTRLKENVGASFQITLLDSWVGESVAKLNLSAQWVSRSSGRLLLVLDCDSSARKLIGEVTRRAHAEAPEMDVSGVFVHMVGSYLSGDDLRAVDHVGYQYALNRSPALSRFAQMPFLLRANDSSLPAAPSYADSGEVAAPSSALEGRALSLPAQVKVRQANIARDHFLNLARVQRLLYEEDEKLARDPTKLEELLQTASEGGVGVPSKVAVIHIDGNGVGGVMRRLDEVLSEKSGALKGELEVPEGDSDALRVFVLKISERLDVAVKVAFRSAWERVAKLARKDAEDSNRRYTAIPVVPVILGGDDVTVITSGDYALPFAAAYLRYYEEATGNDPILRYLTPPEGQDTGPMTAAAGVAIVKRNFPFHIAYELAEKLVERAKKVGKTACPPCSTLDYHVLFDTTVLDASEALRGYESFTTRPFRLLNDEMSSVTSTRDDGFRTSGSGDGEDSTSAGFSPNDLRHEPWEATCRRVARFKGVPLGSTDESRNETNLEPFPRTRAARIRGLLSAAVRERAAHRDDDVTDAPTAEAADCETPGSEASEKKENWVPPSLVNAWNEWEAARKDVGDWIDTELGGLGAVFDLLELSDLLPPSSFELPLPRLGETTNTASEATE
- a CDS encoding SAVED domain-containing protein; amino-acid sequence: MSSAELQIDPYGPVFISYRHSDGKSIADRVSTLLKSVGVPVWIDSEAMQVGHIEKRVDRAIEQTISGAIVISTEDTAHSDVISKNEVPGFLQLLDNDPTFPICIINVNDKDAVREGLDYSAPDRRMRTVTVESDLRGPLSLIKQFGAEEEDLVALVGAMATERVKRIHQACQEKDDRIVRLGLYSWEESVDHALSGNYLDLRLAAPKSGDRFNREALKTFKDTLKETRKAVEYVSPSVLQIEGTAHLFLAFVLGTQFPETFVKRAIVRQSGENWGRENNGDQNESFLHLTDQRVCNESSAGRARVAVYLDLVAGRLDSAFTSFVEANKENIRYSARIGMREPGKIDPNDGARIAREASNMIRDLSGSHGAAHIDLMMRCPLPLAFLIGRNVNTLSFTVYEYERDNDRYVPMLDVDTFDRSNVITKVLV
- a CDS encoding IS481 family transposase produces the protein MSSDKNRSVDPRVRLAIAQWPDDAPRGAVTTFCAEHSISRKTFYVLRRRARLEGPAAVLEPRSRRPRSSPARLPEAVRSQALEVRAALERSGLDHGPISVHDKMASMGLKAPSPAWLARLFRDQGVARSEPSKRPRAAWRRFVYPAPNACWQLDATEYVITQGRKVVIFQLQDDHSRLAVASLVASSETSQAAIDVFDKGVAARGVPQRLLTDNGIALNPSRRGVTGRLVEHVRSLGVEPITSKPYHPSTQGKNERFHQTPFRYPDQQPLAASIAELQEQVDRFDLIYNTQRPHQGLPGRITPQQAWDATEVAQAPRPDRDTAPITPGGSAPQPDTTARHQVHRHKPIGATGQRELTVGRNGTVHISGIAFLVNRHLAASTVIAIWDTRTITFADPHGEVLIQYTWPPQGTSYVSHHPPDPTNQRGGRGRKRL
- the hpt gene encoding hypoxanthine phosphoribosyltransferase, which produces MDATDMGSDLQQVLITEEQIGQRLDEMAAQIDADYAGRDPLLVGVLKGAVYVMADLSRRLHMSAPMDWMAVSSYGSGTKSSGVVRILKDLDTDVTDRHILIVEDVIDSGLTLSWLVGNLSSRGAASVEIATLLRKPDAAKVEVDVKYVGFDIPTEFVVGYGLDYAERYRNLPFIGTLRPEVYGG